The following coding sequences are from one Nicotiana tabacum cultivar K326 chromosome 1, ASM71507v2, whole genome shotgun sequence window:
- the LOC107810303 gene encoding uncharacterized protein LOC107810303, producing the protein MAPVAPRSGDAIFANVERVNAELFTLTYGAIVRQLLTDLEEVEEVNKQLDQMGYNIGIRLIDEFLAKSNVSRCIDFKETAEVIAKVGLKMFLGVTATVGNWDAEGTTCSLILEDNPLVDFVELPDTCQGLYYGNILSGVIRGALEMVSMKTEVTWIRDMLRGDDAFELQLKLLKQVPEEYPYKDDE; encoded by the exons ATGGCTCCCGTTGCTCCCAGATCCGGCGATGCCATTTTCGCTAACGTTGAACGCGTG AACGCTGAACTTTTCACCCTAACGTACGGTGCGATCGTGCGGCAATTGCTTACCGATCTGGAGGAGGTCGAAGAGGTCAACAAACAGCTTGATCAAAT GGGTTATAACATTGGAATTCGGCTCATTGATGAGTTTCTGGCAAAATCTAACGTCTCTAGGTGTATCGATTTCAAGGAAACAGCTGAAGTCATTGCCAAG GTTGGTCTCAAAATGTTCCTTGGTGTCACAGCAACTGTGGGCAACTGGGATGCTGAGGGAACAACGTGCAGTTTGATTTTGGAGGACAACCCCTTGGtagactttgttgagcttcccgATACTTGTCAAGGTCTATATTACGGTAACATCTTAAGTGGAGTAATCAGAGGAGCATTAGAGATG GTGTCAATGAAAACAGAAGTCACATGGATCCGTGATATGCTTAGAGGGGATGATGCATTCGAATTGCAGCTGAAACTTCTGAAGCAAGTTCCTGAGGAGTATCCATACAAAGATGACGAGTAA